From Rhodopseudomonas palustris, a single genomic window includes:
- a CDS encoding flagellar biosynthesis repressor FlbT, whose translation MPLSETTPMSVARTPRGSRKASSGLKITLKPFERIEIGGLTLINGWTESSTFSIEGTAPVLRQANTILEDHADTSLRQVYLRLQKLYLRRDGATLEGYHQAVERLLLEMPAAAEAVQKANQAIADQRLYAALKAYRDLLDQTDEGWSSQASEPAPIRQGDPEALPRVEFVRDRRKYRAGASRSQPG comes from the coding sequence ATGCCGCTGAGCGAGACCACACCGATGAGCGTCGCCAGGACGCCGCGAGGATCGCGCAAGGCATCGTCCGGACTGAAGATCACGCTGAAGCCGTTCGAGCGGATCGAGATCGGCGGTCTGACGCTGATCAACGGATGGACCGAATCGTCGACGTTCTCGATCGAAGGCACCGCGCCGGTGCTGCGCCAGGCCAACACGATTCTCGAAGACCACGCCGACACCAGCCTGCGGCAGGTCTATCTGCGCTTACAGAAACTCTATCTGCGCCGTGACGGAGCGACCCTTGAAGGCTACCATCAGGCGGTGGAGCGCCTTCTGCTGGAGATGCCCGCGGCCGCTGAAGCCGTGCAAAAGGCCAACCAGGCGATCGCCGACCAGCGGCTCTATGCGGCGCTGAAGGCGTATCGCGATCTGCTCGATCAGACCGACGAGGGATGGTCGTCGCAAGCGTCCGAGCCGGCGCCGATCCGACAGGGCGATCCCGAAGCGCTGCCCAGGGTCGAATTCGTGCGCGACCGGCGGAAATATCGCGCGGGAGCCTCGCGCAGCCAGCCCGGATAG
- a CDS encoding helix-turn-helix transcriptional regulator: MPGSHLSNIVKGVGISALVIDRDGKILEASDEPAMSGAKSKSKVGSSYFDACIRPDRHSLELLRGFKSLAEKSIDFFSTVSWREEAGERKHFLIVATPCDDDPDAIVVLHIDVSVLLGGRQELSALMIGQGAAAAAQVDAAMIGAVRGAIVDALAASQVPTPTLTIPKQSREPNALSELTPSQLELLPYLASGKSNRQIAKERDMSVFTVKSQVAGIIQKLNVANRTQAALFAMRNSEALGIRSRA; this comes from the coding sequence ATGCCGGGTTCTCACCTATCGAATATCGTCAAGGGGGTCGGAATCAGCGCCCTGGTGATCGATCGGGACGGCAAGATTCTCGAAGCCAGCGACGAGCCGGCGATGTCCGGCGCCAAATCCAAGAGCAAGGTCGGCAGCAGCTATTTCGACGCCTGCATCCGTCCGGATCGGCACTCGCTGGAATTGCTGCGCGGGTTCAAGAGCCTCGCCGAAAAGAGCATCGACTTCTTCTCGACGGTCAGTTGGCGCGAAGAGGCTGGCGAACGAAAGCACTTCTTGATCGTGGCGACGCCATGCGACGACGATCCGGACGCGATCGTGGTGTTGCACATCGATGTGTCGGTCCTGCTCGGCGGACGTCAGGAATTGTCCGCGCTGATGATCGGGCAGGGGGCGGCCGCTGCGGCTCAAGTCGATGCCGCAATGATCGGAGCCGTGCGCGGTGCGATCGTCGATGCGCTCGCGGCCTCGCAGGTGCCCACGCCGACATTGACGATTCCCAAGCAATCCAGGGAGCCGAACGCTCTCAGCGAACTTACGCCCTCGCAGTTGGAACTTCTGCCCTATCTGGCGAGCGGAAAGAGCAACCGGCAGATCGCCAAAGAGCGCGACATGAGCGTGTTCACGGTGAAGTCTCAGGTGGCCGGCATTATCCAGAAGCTGAACGTCGCCAACCGCACGCAGGCGGCACTGTTCGCGATGCGCAACAGCGAGGCCTTGGGAATTCGATCGCGAGCCTAG
- a CDS encoding IS481 family transposase, producing the protein MNIHKNARLTPIGRERLVQAVLSGQTPKAAAQAAGVCPRTARKWVARFKAEGRAGLADRSSRPRRLYKPTPVATVEQVERLRRQRLTGKQIAADLGLSPATVSRILRRLGLNRMRDLEPAEPARRYEYAHPGDMIHIDIKKLGRFDKIGHRITGDRTGQSNSRGVGWEFVHVCIDDASRVAFSQIFADEKAVSAIAFLKAAIAYYASLGVTVRRVMTDNGSCYISTDFRNACHALGLKHIRTRPYTPKTNGKAERFIQSALREWAYAQAYPTSTRRAEELPIWLHRYNWHRPHGGIKSQPPISRLGLSEDNLLRLHI; encoded by the coding sequence ATGAACATTCACAAGAATGCCCGTTTGACGCCGATTGGTCGAGAGCGGTTGGTGCAGGCGGTGTTGAGCGGGCAGACGCCGAAGGCCGCCGCACAAGCCGCAGGCGTCTGCCCGCGGACGGCCCGCAAATGGGTTGCCCGGTTCAAGGCCGAAGGGCGCGCAGGGCTTGCCGATCGCTCGTCGCGGCCGCGGCGGCTGTACAAGCCGACGCCAGTGGCGACCGTGGAGCAGGTCGAACGGCTGCGCCGTCAGCGTCTGACCGGCAAGCAGATCGCCGCCGATCTCGGCCTGTCGCCGGCCACCGTCAGCCGTATCCTGCGACGCCTGGGGCTCAACCGAATGCGTGACCTGGAGCCGGCCGAACCAGCCCGCCGCTACGAGTACGCCCATCCCGGCGACATGATCCACATCGACATCAAGAAGCTCGGCCGCTTCGACAAGATCGGCCATCGCATCACCGGCGATCGCACCGGCCAAAGCAACAGCCGCGGCGTCGGCTGGGAGTTCGTCCACGTCTGCATCGACGACGCCTCACGTGTCGCATTCTCGCAGATTTTCGCGGACGAGAAGGCCGTCAGCGCGATCGCCTTCCTCAAGGCCGCGATCGCCTATTACGCCAGCCTCGGCGTCACCGTTAGACGCGTCATGACCGACAACGGAAGCTGCTACATATCGACTGATTTCCGAAACGCCTGCCACGCTCTCGGGCTCAAGCATATCCGCACCAGGCCATACACACCTAAAACCAACGGCAAGGCCGAGCGCTTCATCCAAAGTGCTCTCAGGGAATGGGCTTACGCGCAGGCCTATCCGACCTCGACACGCAGGGCCGAGGAACTGCCGATCTGGCTGCATCGATACAATTGGCACCGCCCTCACGGCGGCATAAAATCACAGCCGCCAATCAGCAGACTCGGACTCTCCGAGGACAACCTGTTGAGGCTCCACATCTAG
- a CDS encoding AraC family transcriptional regulator: MERRTIAPLFVEEVADCLVRAGIAPGPVFASAGLPEVVRERVSAAEFGALWLAVAAAMDDEFFGLGGRPMRPGSFTLLGHAVLNAGTLHQALNRALRFLKIALDDPSGELRIEDGLARIVLRDKTAPRSAFAYRTFWIVVHGIACWLVGRRLPLRRVDFACGPPAFAADYRSFFGAPVRFGQPESALVFDAAFLALRTNRTERALKEFLRRAPANILVRYRHDATLTAAIRTTLRAKPPTAWPNFETLARQMKIPASTLRRRLSAEGQTYQTIKDEIRRALAIRWLADNEKPVGDIAADLGFAEPSAFHRAFRKWMAKSPGAFRREAIGG, encoded by the coding sequence TTGGAGCGGCGGACGATTGCGCCTTTGTTCGTGGAGGAGGTGGCCGATTGTCTGGTTCGGGCCGGCATCGCGCCCGGGCCGGTGTTCGCCTCCGCCGGCTTGCCCGAGGTGGTGCGGGAACGGGTCTCGGCCGCCGAATTCGGTGCATTGTGGCTGGCGGTGGCCGCGGCGATGGACGACGAGTTCTTCGGTCTCGGCGGACGGCCGATGCGGCCGGGATCGTTCACGCTGCTCGGGCACGCGGTGCTCAACGCCGGAACGCTGCACCAGGCGCTGAACCGCGCGCTGCGATTTCTGAAGATCGCCCTGGACGATCCCAGCGGCGAATTGCGGATCGAAGACGGCCTCGCCCGCATCGTGCTCCGTGACAAGACAGCGCCGCGCTCGGCCTTCGCCTATCGCACCTTCTGGATCGTGGTGCACGGCATCGCCTGCTGGCTGGTCGGCCGGCGGCTGCCGCTGCGCCGGGTGGATTTCGCCTGCGGCCCGCCGGCCTTCGCCGCCGACTATCGGTCGTTCTTCGGCGCGCCGGTCCGGTTCGGCCAGCCGGAGAGCGCGCTGGTGTTCGATGCGGCGTTTCTTGCGCTGCGCACCAACCGCACCGAGCGGGCGCTGAAGGAGTTTCTGCGCCGGGCGCCGGCGAACATTCTGGTCCGCTACCGCCACGATGCGACGCTGACCGCGGCGATCCGGACCACGCTGCGGGCCAAGCCGCCGACCGCGTGGCCGAACTTCGAAACGCTGGCCAGGCAGATGAAGATCCCGGCCTCGACGCTGCGCCGCCGGCTGAGCGCCGAGGGCCAGACCTACCAGACCATCAAGGACGAGATCCGCCGCGCGCTGGCAATCCGTTGGCTGGCGGACAACGAAAAGCCGGTCGGCGACATCGCCGCCGACCTCGGTTTCGCCGAACCCAGCGCGTTCCACCGCGCCTTCCGGAAATGGATGGCGAAAAGCCCCGGCGCGTTCCGCCGCGAGGCGATCGGCGGGTGA
- a CDS encoding AMP-binding protein, whose protein sequence is MSNAHPAAAAIEDYADVLARFRREDLEALFDGDFATGINVCVECCDRHVAGGGTALDWESQDGRTASFSFGQMQDYAARVANLLVAQGVKPGDVVAGMLPRTPELLALILGTWRAGAVYQPLFTAFGPKAIEHRVKMSAAKLVVTDVANRAKLADVADCPTVAIVLRPGETAPLGDLDFHAEIAAQSTEFAPVLRKGTDLFLMMSTSGTTGLPKGVPVPINALPAFYSYIRDAVDLRAGDIFWNIADPGWAYGLYYAVTGPLLHGHATTFYDGPFTAESTYGLIKRRGITNLAGAPTAYRLLIAAGPEAAAPVKGQLRVVSSAGEPLNPEVIRWFAEHLAAPIHDHYGQTELGMVVNNHHRLRHTVHPGSAGLAMPGFRVAVLDEQSNELPPNVPGVLSVDLKRSPLMWFSGYWQQETPAIEGGYYRTGDTVELEPDGSISFVGRADDVITSSGYRIGPFDVESALIEHAAVIEAAVIGKPDPERTEIVKAYVVLAKDVTPSEALAEELRQYVKKRLSAHAYPREIEFLEQLPKTPSGKLQRFILRKRDSDPAGSASATSSSAA, encoded by the coding sequence ATGAGCAACGCCCATCCTGCGGCAGCAGCCATCGAAGATTACGCCGACGTTCTTGCGCGGTTTCGCCGCGAGGATCTCGAAGCGCTGTTCGACGGCGACTTCGCGACCGGCATCAACGTATGCGTCGAATGCTGCGACCGTCACGTCGCCGGCGGCGGCACGGCGCTGGATTGGGAAAGCCAGGACGGCCGCACCGCATCGTTCAGCTTCGGACAGATGCAGGACTATGCGGCCCGCGTCGCCAATCTGCTGGTCGCACAGGGCGTCAAACCCGGCGACGTCGTCGCCGGCATGCTGCCGCGCACGCCCGAGCTGCTGGCGCTGATCCTCGGCACCTGGCGCGCCGGCGCGGTGTATCAGCCGCTGTTCACCGCGTTCGGTCCGAAGGCGATCGAGCACCGCGTCAAGATGAGCGCCGCCAAGCTGGTGGTCACCGATGTGGCCAATCGCGCCAAGCTCGCCGACGTCGCCGATTGCCCGACCGTGGCGATCGTGCTGCGGCCCGGCGAGACCGCGCCGCTCGGCGATCTCGATTTCCATGCCGAGATCGCGGCGCAATCGACCGAGTTCGCGCCGGTGCTGCGCAAGGGCACCGACCTGTTCCTGATGATGTCGACCTCCGGCACCACCGGCCTGCCGAAGGGCGTGCCGGTGCCGATCAACGCGCTGCCGGCGTTCTATTCGTACATCCGTGATGCGGTCGATCTGCGCGCGGGCGACATCTTCTGGAACATCGCCGATCCGGGCTGGGCCTATGGCTTGTACTACGCGGTCACTGGCCCGCTGCTGCACGGCCATGCCACCACGTTCTACGACGGTCCGTTCACCGCCGAGAGCACCTATGGATTGATCAAGCGCCGCGGCATCACCAATCTGGCCGGCGCGCCGACCGCGTATCGGCTGCTGATCGCGGCGGGACCGGAAGCGGCGGCGCCGGTGAAGGGCCAGCTCCGCGTCGTCAGCAGCGCCGGCGAGCCGCTCAATCCGGAAGTCATCCGCTGGTTCGCTGAGCATCTCGCCGCGCCGATCCACGATCATTACGGCCAGACCGAGCTCGGCATGGTGGTCAACAATCACCACCGGCTGCGCCACACCGTGCATCCGGGCTCCGCGGGCCTGGCGATGCCAGGCTTCCGCGTCGCGGTGCTCGACGAGCAGAGCAACGAACTGCCGCCGAACGTCCCGGGCGTGCTCAGTGTCGACCTGAAGCGCTCACCGCTGATGTGGTTCTCCGGCTATTGGCAGCAGGAGACGCCGGCGATCGAAGGCGGTTACTACCGCACCGGCGACACCGTCGAGCTGGAGCCGGATGGCTCGATCAGCTTCGTCGGCCGGGCCGACGACGTCATCACCTCGTCGGGTTATCGCATCGGCCCGTTCGACGTCGAGAGCGCGCTGATCGAGCATGCCGCGGTGATCGAAGCGGCGGTGATCGGCAAGCCCGATCCCGAGCGCACCGAGATCGTCAAAGCCTATGTGGTGCTCGCCAAGGACGTGACGCCGAGCGAGGCGCTGGCCGAGGAGCTGCGGCAATATGTCAAGAAGCGGCTCTCCGCTCACGCCTATCCGCGCGAGATCGAATTCCTGGAGCAACTGCCGAAGACGCCGAGCGGCAAGCTGCAGCGCTTCATCCTGCGCAAGCGCGATTCCGATCCCGCAGGCAGTGCTTCCGCCACGTCTTCCTCCGCAGCTTGA
- a CDS encoding 3-hydroxyacyl-CoA dehydrogenase produces the protein MNITDRVFLVTGAASGLGAATARTLVAGGAKVVGLDLNAEAGAKLEQELGASFRFLATDVTKAEDAEAAVKLAQDVFGHVNGLVNCAGVAPGEKVLGRNGPHKLDSFARAITINLVGSFNMIRLAAEAMSKEQPDAEGERGVIINTASVAAFDGQIGQAAYSASKGGVAAMTLPIARELAQHGIRVVTIAPGIFETPMMAGMPQPVQDALGKSVPFPPRLGRPAEYAALVKAICENTMLNGEVIRLDGALRMAPR, from the coding sequence ATGAACATTACTGATCGCGTTTTCCTGGTCACCGGCGCCGCCTCCGGTCTCGGCGCTGCCACCGCCCGCACGCTGGTGGCGGGCGGTGCCAAGGTGGTCGGCCTCGATCTCAACGCCGAGGCCGGCGCCAAGCTCGAACAGGAGCTCGGTGCGAGTTTCCGCTTTCTCGCCACCGACGTCACCAAGGCCGAGGATGCCGAGGCGGCGGTGAAGCTCGCCCAGGATGTGTTCGGCCACGTCAACGGGCTGGTGAATTGTGCCGGCGTGGCGCCGGGCGAGAAGGTGCTCGGCCGCAACGGCCCGCACAAGCTCGACAGCTTCGCCCGGGCGATCACCATCAACCTGGTCGGCAGCTTCAACATGATCCGGCTCGCCGCCGAGGCGATGAGCAAGGAGCAGCCGGACGCCGAAGGCGAGCGCGGCGTCATCATCAACACCGCCTCGGTTGCGGCGTTCGACGGCCAGATCGGGCAGGCGGCGTATTCGGCCTCCAAGGGCGGCGTCGCCGCGATGACGCTGCCGATCGCGCGCGAACTGGCGCAGCACGGCATCCGCGTGGTGACGATCGCGCCCGGCATCTTCGAAACCCCGATGATGGCCGGGATGCCGCAGCCGGTGCAGGATGCGCTCGGCAAGAGCGTGCCGTTCCCGCCGCGGCTCGGCCGGCCGGCCGAATATGCCGCGCTGGTCAAGGCGATCTGCGAGAATACGATGCTGAACGGCGAGGTGATCCGCCTCGACGGTGCACTGCGGATGGCGCCGCGCTGA
- a CDS encoding acetyl-CoA C-acetyltransferase, translating to MTHDPIVIVGSARTPMGGFQGELKDATASQLGSAAISAAVERAGLKPDAIDEVVFGCVLPAGQGQAPARQASLGAGLPLSAGCTTVNKMCGSGMKAAMLAHDLLIAGSATVAVAGGMESMTNAPYLLDRARGGYRMGHGRVLDHMFLDGLEDAYDKGRLMGTFAEDCAQNYQFTRETQDNFAITSLTRAQAAIKDGSFAREITPVTIKAGKSDITVTTDEQPLKAKLDKIPTLKPAFREGGTVTAANSSSISDGAAALVLMRRSEADKRGLKPLAAIVGHSTHAHEPALFATAPIGAIRKLSDRTGWNLADVDLFEVNEAFAVVALAAMHDLGLPHDKVNVHGGACALGHPIGASGARVLVTLLAALEKYDLKRGIASLCIGGGEATAVAVERLS from the coding sequence ATGACCCACGATCCAATCGTTATCGTCGGCTCCGCGCGCACCCCGATGGGTGGCTTTCAGGGCGAGCTGAAGGACGCCACCGCATCCCAGCTCGGCTCGGCCGCGATCTCGGCCGCGGTGGAGCGCGCCGGCCTGAAGCCGGATGCGATCGACGAAGTCGTGTTCGGCTGCGTGCTGCCGGCCGGCCAGGGCCAGGCACCCGCCCGTCAGGCTTCGCTCGGCGCCGGCCTGCCGCTGTCGGCGGGCTGCACCACCGTCAACAAGATGTGCGGCTCCGGCATGAAGGCGGCGATGCTCGCGCATGATCTGTTGATCGCCGGCAGCGCCACCGTGGCGGTGGCCGGCGGCATGGAGAGCATGACCAACGCGCCGTATCTGCTCGACCGCGCCCGCGGCGGCTACCGCATGGGCCACGGCCGGGTGCTCGACCACATGTTCCTCGACGGCCTCGAAGACGCCTACGACAAGGGCCGGCTGATGGGCACCTTCGCCGAGGACTGTGCGCAGAACTATCAGTTCACCCGCGAGACCCAGGACAATTTCGCCATCACCTCGCTGACCCGCGCCCAGGCCGCGATCAAGGACGGCTCGTTCGCCCGCGAGATCACGCCGGTGACGATCAAGGCCGGCAAGTCGGACATCACCGTCACCACCGACGAGCAGCCGCTGAAGGCCAAGCTCGACAAGATCCCGACGCTGAAGCCGGCGTTCCGCGAAGGCGGCACCGTGACGGCGGCGAACTCCTCGTCGATTTCCGACGGCGCCGCCGCGCTGGTGCTGATGCGCCGCTCGGAGGCAGACAAGCGTGGCCTGAAGCCGCTCGCGGCGATCGTCGGCCATTCCACCCACGCGCACGAGCCGGCGCTGTTCGCCACCGCGCCGATCGGCGCGATCCGCAAGCTCAGCGACCGCACGGGGTGGAATCTCGCCGACGTCGATCTGTTCGAAGTCAATGAGGCGTTCGCGGTGGTGGCGCTGGCGGCGATGCACGATCTCGGCCTGCCGCACGACAAGGTCAACGTCCATGGCGGCGCCTGCGCGCTCGGCCACCCGATCGGCGCCTCCGGTGCGCGCGTGCTGGTGACGCTGCTGGCGGCGCTGGAGAAGTACGACCTCAAGCGCGGCATCGCCTCGCTGTGCATCGGCGGCGGCGAAGCCACCGCCGTCGCGGTCGAGCGGCTGTCGTGA
- a CDS encoding acyl-CoA dehydrogenase family protein gives MILNDLQTQIRDTARDFARERLAPTAAARDAAHAFPRAELTEMGQLGFLGMLVPEAYGGSDTGMVAYTLALEEIAAGDGACSTIVSVHSSVGCMPILKFGTDEQKQRFLPKLASGEWIGGFALTEPQAGSDASNLRTTARRDGDAYVINGAKQFITSGQNGQLIILFAVTDPSAGKKGITAFIVPTDTPGYEVVRVEDKLGQHSSDTCQLAFNDMRIPADLRLGAEGEGLKIALSNLEGGRIGIASQAVGMARAAFEAARDYARDRVTFGKPIIEHQAVAFRLADMATRIAAARQMVLHAASLREAGLPCLTEASMAKLLASETAEAVCSSAIQTLGGYGYLKDFPVERIYRDVRVCQIYEGTSDVQRIVIARNL, from the coding sequence ATGATCCTGAACGACCTGCAGACCCAGATCCGCGACACCGCGCGCGACTTCGCGCGCGAGCGGCTCGCTCCGACCGCGGCGGCGCGCGATGCCGCGCATGCGTTTCCGCGCGCCGAACTGACCGAGATGGGCCAGCTCGGCTTTCTCGGCATGCTGGTGCCGGAAGCCTATGGCGGCTCCGACACCGGCATGGTGGCCTACACCCTGGCGCTGGAAGAGATCGCCGCCGGCGACGGCGCGTGCTCGACCATCGTCAGCGTGCATTCCTCGGTCGGCTGCATGCCGATCCTGAAATTCGGCACCGACGAGCAGAAGCAGCGCTTCCTGCCCAAGCTCGCCAGCGGCGAGTGGATCGGCGGCTTTGCGCTGACCGAGCCGCAGGCCGGCTCGGACGCCTCGAACCTGCGCACCACCGCGCGCCGCGACGGCGATGCCTATGTCATCAACGGCGCCAAGCAGTTCATCACCTCGGGGCAGAACGGCCAACTGATCATCCTGTTTGCCGTCACCGATCCGTCGGCCGGCAAGAAGGGCATCACCGCCTTCATCGTGCCGACCGATACGCCCGGCTACGAAGTGGTGCGGGTCGAGGACAAGCTTGGTCAGCATTCGTCCGACACCTGCCAGCTCGCCTTCAACGACATGCGGATTCCCGCCGACCTGCGGCTCGGCGCCGAAGGCGAGGGGCTGAAGATCGCGCTGTCGAATCTCGAAGGCGGCCGGATCGGCATCGCCTCGCAGGCGGTGGGCATGGCGCGCGCCGCGTTCGAGGCGGCCCGCGACTACGCGCGCGACCGCGTCACCTTCGGCAAGCCGATCATCGAGCACCAGGCGGTGGCGTTCCGGCTCGCCGACATGGCGACCCGCATCGCCGCCGCGCGGCAGATGGTTCTGCATGCGGCCAGCCTCCGCGAAGCCGGACTGCCGTGCCTGACCGAAGCCTCGATGGCCAAGCTGCTTGCCTCCGAGACTGCGGAGGCGGTGTGCTCGTCGGCGATCCAGACGCTCGGCGGCTACGGTTACTTGAAGGACTTCCCGGTCGAGCGGATCTATCGCGACGTTCGCGTCTGCCAGATCTACGAAGGCACCAGCGACGTCCAGCGCATCGTGATCGCGCGCAATCTCTGA
- a CDS encoding DUF2163 domain-containing protein yields the protein MRSIPDALQARLDGGVTTLAQCWIVRRRDGAVLGFTDHDRDLVIDGVNCRAGTGFSASEASQRFDLAVDGAEISGALDDDLLREADLAAGRFDAAAIESWLVDWSAPELRVLTARGTLGEVRREGLAFTAELRGLADLLSQETGRLYTAACSADLGDARCRVDLGNPARRSEGLVVAAPGTSTITVSGLDGYAPGLFSAGRLSWRSGANAGAAVEIKQHRVVVGEVRLSLWQAMAEPIAPGDSFVVTAGCDKLFATCRDRFANSDNFRGFPQIPGNDFVVSYPVPGAPGNSGAPIGPVLRGDV from the coding sequence ATGCGCAGCATTCCGGATGCGTTGCAGGCGAGGCTCGACGGTGGCGTCACCACGCTGGCGCAATGCTGGATCGTGCGGCGGCGCGATGGCGCTGTGCTCGGCTTCACCGATCACGACCGCGATCTCGTCATCGACGGTGTGAACTGCCGCGCCGGCACCGGGTTCTCGGCGTCGGAGGCGTCGCAGCGGTTCGATTTGGCGGTCGATGGCGCGGAGATCTCCGGTGCGCTCGACGACGATCTGCTGCGCGAGGCGGATTTGGCCGCCGGACGCTTCGACGCCGCCGCGATCGAGAGCTGGCTGGTGGATTGGAGTGCGCCCGAGCTGCGGGTGCTGACCGCGCGCGGTACGCTCGGCGAAGTGCGGCGCGAGGGCCTTGCCTTCACGGCGGAGCTGCGCGGGCTCGCCGATCTGTTGTCGCAGGAGACCGGCCGGCTCTACACCGCGGCGTGCAGCGCCGATCTCGGCGACGCGCGCTGCCGCGTCGATCTCGGCAACCCGGCGCGGCGCAGCGAGGGCCTCGTCGTCGCGGCACCCGGCACGTCGACCATCACGGTCTCGGGCCTCGACGGTTACGCGCCCGGTCTGTTCAGCGCCGGCCGGCTGAGCTGGCGCAGCGGCGCCAATGCCGGCGCTGCGGTCGAGATCAAGCAGCATCGCGTCGTCGTCGGCGAGGTGCGGCTGTCGCTGTGGCAGGCGATGGCCGAACCGATCGCGCCCGGCGACAGCTTCGTCGTCACCGCCGGCTGCGACAAGCTGTTTGCGACCTGCCGCGACCGCTTTGCTAACAGCGACAACTTTCGTGGCTTCCCGCAGATCCCCGGCAACGATTTCGTCGTCAGCTATCCGGTGCCCGGTGCGCCCGGCAACAGCGGCGCGCCAATCGGCCCGGTGCTGCGCGGCGACGTCTGA
- a CDS encoding peptidase P60, whose amino-acid sequence MDQPLGRDTIVAEARSWIGTRYRHQASVKGVGCDCLGLVRGVWRACLGDEPEAPPPYAPDWAEAGGDETLAAAALRHLVPVPCDAFDRGDVLLFRWRDGCVAKHAAIASSPTTMIHAHDGAAVCEVAITPWWRRRLAYAFTFPGIADPLR is encoded by the coding sequence ATGGATCAGCCATTGGGTCGCGACACGATTGTTGCCGAAGCGCGGAGCTGGATCGGCACCCGCTATCGGCACCAGGCGTCGGTGAAGGGCGTCGGCTGCGACTGCCTCGGCTTGGTGCGCGGAGTGTGGCGCGCCTGTCTCGGTGACGAGCCGGAAGCGCCGCCGCCTTACGCACCGGACTGGGCCGAAGCCGGCGGCGACGAGACGCTGGCGGCGGCGGCGCTGCGCCATCTGGTGCCGGTGCCGTGCGATGCGTTCGACCGCGGCGACGTGCTGCTGTTCCGCTGGCGCGACGGCTGCGTCGCCAAGCACGCCGCGATCGCAAGTTCGCCGACGACGATGATTCACGCCCACGATGGCGCGGCGGTGTGCGAGGTCGCGATCACACCATGGTGGCGGCGCCGGCTCGCCTATGCGTTCACGTTTCCCGGCATTGCAGATCCGCTGCGTTGA
- a CDS encoding GFA family protein: MDNGSNVRTGGCHCGAVRFEVTLSDGFDSIRRCTCSYCRMRGAVVAMAEMGGIKILQGEDVLTTYRFHTGTAQHFFCSRCGIYTHHQRRSNTNLYAVNVACLDGVSPFDFTEVPVMDGVNHTNDTGQPTRRAGTLRFIASE, translated from the coding sequence ATGGACAACGGCAGCAACGTGCGGACCGGTGGATGCCATTGCGGGGCGGTGCGCTTCGAGGTGACGCTGAGCGACGGCTTCGACTCGATCCGGCGCTGCACCTGTTCGTATTGCCGGATGCGCGGCGCGGTGGTGGCGATGGCGGAGATGGGCGGGATCAAGATCCTGCAGGGCGAGGACGTGCTGACGACCTATCGGTTCCACACCGGCACGGCGCAGCACTTCTTCTGCTCACGCTGCGGCATCTACACCCATCATCAGCGACGATCCAATACGAACCTCTACGCCGTCAATGTCGCCTGCCTCGACGGCGTCAGCCCGTTCGACTTCACCGAAGTGCCGGTGATGGACGGCGTCAATCACACCAACGATACCGGCCAGCCGACCCGCCGCGCCGGCACGCTGCGCTTCATCGCGTCGGAGTGA
- a CDS encoding MarR family winged helix-turn-helix transcriptional regulator, with protein sequence MTDAADAPFDHPANALVLEVFRLNGALIRFGDALVKPLGLTSARWQVLGSVAHGRGTFSVARLADNMGLARQSVQRIVDELAEAGLVGFAPNPAHKRAKLVVLTPRGERVFAQASELWLPIADAMIAGADPRQLRKTRDALIALRDRLDTQLSDRSS encoded by the coding sequence ATGACCGATGCAGCCGACGCTCCGTTCGACCACCCCGCCAACGCCCTCGTGCTGGAGGTTTTCCGGCTCAACGGCGCGCTGATCAGGTTCGGCGATGCGTTGGTGAAGCCGCTCGGGCTGACCAGCGCGCGCTGGCAGGTGCTGGGCTCGGTCGCCCACGGCCGCGGCACGTTCTCGGTAGCAAGGCTCGCCGATAACATGGGGCTGGCCCGGCAATCGGTGCAGCGGATCGTCGACGAGCTGGCGGAGGCCGGGCTGGTCGGCTTCGCGCCGAACCCCGCGCACAAGCGCGCCAAGCTGGTGGTGCTGACGCCGCGCGGCGAGCGGGTGTTCGCGCAGGCCAGTGAACTCTGGCTGCCGATCGCCGACGCCATGATCGCCGGCGCCGATCCGCGCCAGCTTCGCAAGACCAGGGATGCGCTGATCGCGCTTCGCGATCGGCTCGACACACAACTCAGCGACAGGAGTTCGTAA